Genomic window (Ailuropoda melanoleuca isolate Jingjing chromosome 7, ASM200744v2, whole genome shotgun sequence):
AGGCTGTCACATGGCCCCCCAAGGGCAGTGTGGGCTGGTGGGGGGCTGGTTACACTGGGGCAGAACCAATTACAGTTGGAAGTATGCTGATGAAaggacctcccccacccccaccccaggggctccCTGTCCCTGGAGCTACTGGGTGCTGCTCCTGCCCTCTGAGGGGTTGGGGACAAGCCAGGACTCTCTTTGCCTCCAGGCCAGGCCATTGCTCAGCGTCTGAAGCCGTTTGGCGTCCAGAGATTTCTGTACACAGGGCGCCAGCCCAGGCCTCAGGAAGCTGCAGAATTCCAGGCAGAGTTTGGTAAGTGAAACCGTGATTTCTGCAGGAGCCCCGTCTGCACTCGGTGAGAGGGGTCTCTGAATTTCTGTAGCGGCAGCATTTCAGGCAGGTGCGTCTGAGCCTGTGGCGTCCCTCAGGTACTAGCTAAGCCACCTGCCCCTGGGTGCAGGCGCCCAGCTGGAGAGCACAGCGACGTACCCAGGCCACACGGTGAGTTCTCTTCATGCCCGAGAGCTCTCCAGGCTTCCTCTCTCAGAGTTCCTTGTCACCACCGTCCATGCCTGGGCAGAGCAGCAGGGATGGTGACAGATGTAAGGAACTGCTGGGAGACTTGACTCCCAGTTTCCCTAATAAACTGGTGAGCACTGTCCCCCAGCCTAGTGTCCGTGGATCAGCCCTCTAGCAAGGTGCACGGTGTCCTGAGCAGAGGGCAGCTGGATTTTAGCTATTCCTCACCCCCTTGGCACATTGGGCCCTGAAGGTGGTGACCTTGAACAGCCTGCCCCTCtctggccttggtttccccatgtGTGAGACCAGGGGGCTGGATGAACGATGTAGTACCTGAGGACCCCAGGAGCAGCTGTCAACTTTGTACGGTTATCAGAGGTATACAGTAGACATGAAGCCTTCAGGAAGCATCTCAGGAGTTTCCAGCTTGGCAGGAGGAGGCAAGGGTCTGGTCTCCCATCCTTTTGCGGTCTCCATCCTGGGACTTGGCGTCTCACGGAGCCCTGCCCTTTCCCAGTGTCCACCCCCAAGCTGGCCGCCGAGTCTGATTTCATCATCGTGGCCTGCTCCTTAACACCTGCAACCAAGGGGCTCTGCAACAAGGACTTCTTCCAGCAGATGAAGCACACGGCTGTGTTTGTCAACATCAGCAGGTACGCTGGGGCCTGGGGCCGCCCAAGCTCCCTGGGGCACCGAGAACGTCTAGAGAGGGGCTGTCCCTGCCTCTGTGATCCAGGGCTTTCCTGCCTTGGGTTGTCCATGAGACCTTGGGCGGAGCTTACCACTCCCTAAGCCAACCCACCAGTGAGCCCCAGCTCAGAAGTACAGTAAAGGCCACAGGAGAGTGccccaggctgggaggaggagccgTCAGAGCAGGCCTGGCCTGTCTGGTTCCCAGCAGCTCCGGCAAGCCGTTGCTCAGGGCTAGGCCCGTGGCAGAGTTGTTCAGGGAGTGGAGGCGTGATAGCAGCGAGTTACCAGGTAACCTTGGGCAGCCAGTTCTCTACTGCAGAGGGTTGGGTGCAACGATCTTAACAGCCCTTCAGAAGCTGACTTCCCATAACACTGAGCCTGGGTCTGTCTGTCTGAGTTAGTGACAGCTTGAACCGTGGTGCTTCTGGAAAGAGAGACCCAAACCCAACTTGTCTCGGTTTCTCAGTGTCCCCAGGGTGGCTTCAGCCCCTGGGCATGTTACAGAGGCAGACCACTCCAGTCCCTGCCTGCATGGGGCCCTTTGAACCTGCTTAAATCAGTGTGGAGGCAAGTAAAGGCAAAGGAGGGGATTTCATGGGGTCCCCCTCAGGTCTCTCCACTCCAGAGGCCCCTGTAATTATTAATGTTTAGCCACAAAGGAGTGACCTGGATGAGGAGTAAAACGTGCGGGAGCGCAGGGCTCGTGCTGAGGGCCGACAGCTTCTCAGCTTCCGTGTTTGGAGCACCTGCAGGACCCGGTTCCGGGCGAGGCACGGTGCATTGTTGCCTACTGCACGAGTATGAGTTCGGGTGCAGCATCCAGTCTCGAGCcagtcatttctttccttcagggTCTCAGTCACAGGAGGGAGGGCTGCTCACGCACATGGACGTAGTTAGGTGTATCCCACGTTCGGCCTGCGCCCAACAGCGTGATGCCGCGGTTCTCAGCATGTTCTCGGGCAGACCCCCCCCGGATGGGGCCCCACACAGATGCAGATCGTGGGCCCTGTTCCTGCACTAGGGGGTCGGTAAGCTCTAATCCTCCCGGCATGCCTGGGAGTTGGGTGTATTCTCCCCGTCTTACAGAGGAAGGTGAtgcacttgcccaaggtccctcAGCTAGAGTGGTGGGGCTGGGCTTCTCAGCGTACTGTACGGACTTACTGTAGAGAAGCGCTTCTCAGGCTTACGCTTTAAAAGTCGGTGCCAAGTGTGCCTGGGCCATGGGGAAATCCAGTCCGTGGGTTGGTCTGCCGTACAGGCGGCCTGGTTGGAGGGAGCTTGGGGGCATCCGTGGCACCACTGTCCTTCCCAGGGGAGACGTGGTGAACCAGGACGACCTGTACCAGGCCTTGGCTAGCGGGCAGATTGCAGCTGCTGGACTGGATGTGACGACCCCGGAACCACTGCCTACAGACCACCCTCTCCTGACCTTGAAGAACTGTGGTGAGAACTGCGGTTTCCCATGCAGTCGCTGGGCCCGCGGGAGTTAGAGGTGGTCCGGGGGTACCGGGTGCAAAGCTACGGTGAGCAGTACCGAGCACAGGGGGACACGCCTGGGACCATACGTGTTGATGCTGTTAGTGACGCTGGCACATCACGATGCAGTTGGGGGGCGTCCCAAGCTGCGGGGCCTAGGACCGCACTTTGGGAAGCGCTCAGCGGTTGCTTCTCAGCCTCCCCAGTTACTTCGTACCTGGTTAACAGCTCTTTATGTTAAGTTCTGTCTGTCCAGGTCACTGGTGTGCTTCTGTCTCCAGACTCCTACGTAACTGTAGGGTCTGAGCCAGTCCCTGTCCTTTATGTACATTGTGGGATGGAAACCCACAGAGAAGGTCCTTAGCTGCCTTCCCCACAGGGATTGCCCCCATTATTGTAGCCCTTGGAAACTGCACTGTCCCCACCATCCACACCAGGCTGAAAGGAGGAACACTGGCTGTCACGTCTGGGCTGTTGCCCACAATGGGGAAAACCGTCCCATCCCCGCAGTCCTGGCAGCTCAGCTCAGTGCCCTGGATACTGCTTTCGAAAGGCGTCCTTTGGGGACAAGTGACCTTACTTGCTCtgcagtggggctggagggagctGGTCTGTCCGCCGTTGAGTCTTAGAGTTATTGGTGTGGATCGGAAGCCCTGTGGCACCGCTTTCAGGGGCACAGGGTGGGTGATCAGCACTGAAACTTCAAGGCTGAACTGGCTCCTGGTTTCACCATCTGACATCTGCAGGGCTGTGTCTGGACAGGCTCCGAGACCCCTTCTGGGCTCGACATCCTTGTATTTAGGATCCGTATCTCTTGCTACCCTTGCATCTGGGTTTCAGTAGCCTCGAGTCCCGATACCGTTCCCCTGACACTCAGCCCCACAGGAGTGGAGCGCGTAAGGACAGTAGGCAAATCAAAGACAAATGATAGGATGGCAAATCAAAGAATACTAAGGCAGGTTCTCTTTATTCTTCTCACTGCAACCCCTGGTCAGGAAAACAGGGTCCACTTTAAGGCTCCTGAAACACCCttacctccctctcctcctcctttttccagTGATTCTGCCCCACATTGGCAGCGCCACCTACGGAACCCGAAACACCATGTCCTTGTTGGCAGCTAACAACTTGCTGGCCGGCCTGCGAGGGGAGCCGATGCCCAGCGAACTCAAGCTGTAGCCAGACAGGATAAGCTGAGGGTCAGGAGCCCACCGTGCCACTGCAGCCTGTCAGTGAGCACCGGCTTGATTTGGACCCACAGGACGGGAGCCAAGGAAAAAAGTCTGATCTGTTCTGATCCCGCAGAAGGAAGACTGGTGCTGATACACGGGCTTGCCACTTCTGTGGTTGGAAACGTCTGAGCCAAAAGTATGTGATCCTATTAAATAATTCTGAGACTGTGTGGGCCTGTACCTGGGAGCAGCTAACAAGGGCATCTGCTTACCTTTCTCAAATCAGGGCATCTAGTGGCCTTTGGGTtctgctctgcccccagccctcacccccagcagGTGAACTATTAGAACCTGTCCAAACCACCTTACCCCTCAACTCCTCCTCAACTCCTTCACTTGTCCCTCACGGGGATGGGACAGCCATAGCCCAGGGTGACCATGGCACTTAAATCTGCTACCTAGACCATCAGATTAAATATACGTGGCAAAGAGAACCAGGTAAGGTCACAGTACTGTTATTGTTTTGGTCAAGAATAATTGGAGGTAggtgaatttaattttcattttaaaatctgtttcagCACCTTCACACTTTGCTCCCTTGTCCATCCCCTccgccagccctgccccccaggtGGATGCCCTTGTTCTGATCACCACCTCCCATTGCCAAAGCCCTGCTCCTGGCGAGGGAATCAGGTTCCAGCTCTTCCCCGCGGCCAAGCCTGGCCAGCAGATGGAGCTCTCACCCCGGCAGGCAGGTAAGGGAGCAGCAGAGAGCGCAGGATCGAGCAGGCTAAGAGGGCTGGGTGTGCTGAGAACAAAACCTCACACAGGTCTTCggctcagagacagaaagagtgcagggagagcagagggactGAACTGAGGGCAGTGACAATAATTGTGACTGACAGCATTAAGAGTATTCTGGAGGAGatgtgatctttttttaaaaagtactggtCAAAGCAGGGTTAGGGAAAGCCATACtacttcccttttttctttcaaccttAATAACCTGAGCgaagaaaagagaacacataTTTAGTTAGAGGCATGAATGtgacaaattttttatttcaaaatctcaAATTGTGACCAGCATAGCACCACTGACATGGGTGCCCTGACAGAACTTTATGATTTGATCACCAGAAATGATTATGCCAAGCTATTATTAAGGCTAACCAATCAAAATTCAGGTACCCAAAACCAGTTCTAATTCAggtagaaactacagatcacagGAACCCGGAGACTGGTTTTGCAGGGAagctctgaattatttttaagttctatAGCATGTATGAGGACACTGGCCCAAAAGCTTGCTTCTCACATGTAGAAACCGATGACTAAGAGGTAGATGAGAGACTCCAGATGCCATCTAGCAGCGGAGAGGCAGGGCTCCAGGCGCTGTGTCAGAGATAGGCCCTAACGCAAAGTCCACTTAAGGCTGAGCTGAGGTGAGGCGCGGCCTCCTGGCACCTCCCTCTCCAgatggcaggggagggaagcTACCCCTGCTCTTCCCATCGCCACTGGCTCCTCTCCCTGGGCCCAGGCAGGGCCTCTCTTGTGCTCCACCTTgacccacctgcctccccaggtTAATCTCCCCACAAGACACTGGTCCCCACATCAAGTAGAGGGGTAGGTGAAGAGCCCCCTCACATCCAGTCAGAACACGACTCTAACAACGGCCGCACGCACGACCGCATTTCACACGTGATCCCATATCCTCCAGCGGTCTCTTTCCCGTGTCTGCTGGAAAGGAGAGGAATCACAGAAGTTTCCTTTTTGGCTTTCCTCCCTATGAATCAGTTCATGGGAGATGCTTAGCCTGACATGGGCAATGTGAGTTTATCCACAGACAGATGTGTAACTGTACACACTAGATTAAGGGGAGAAGACACATGCTGATTGTTTTAGGCTACACGTACTTAGCTTTCTAAACAGTTCTAAGAAAGAACCGAAGGACTTCTTTCGATTACACACAATGGTTTGGTGTCTCTGAAAGAGCTGtataaaaaatgaactcatgTTCACGCATGAATTAGGCTGACTTCATGAGCTCTCCAGAGACCTGTCCCCCTGGATGCACGCGAGCCCAGGCTCGGCCTCGCACAGGTGCCGCCCGCAGCCCTGATGGTGCAGGTGCGGCTGGAGAAGCGAGGCGGGGGCCCATGGAGGCCCGGGCAGTGCCCGACTGTCTCCTCCAACAGTCTCGGGCGCTCCTGGGTGACTTCCATACTCTGGGCGGCCCAACTCTCTTATAAAGTCTGGAAAATATTTATCTGGGAACACTGCTACTGCGTTTGGATTTTAAACAATCTGAAACATTCAGTCTTGGATTGGGGCAACAACGATAAAAGCTCAGGGTCTAGACTTTAAAACTTTAGTATAGTATATAAAAGCCATAAGCCCACGGTGGAGAGGGGTTAGCGTCATTTTTGGTTAGTTTGCAACAAAAACAGTAATGCAGGCCTGGACAAGATGCCATGAAGGGCAGGAGTGCGGAGAAGCAAAGCGGAGAGCCGGCCTGTCACTGATGAGATGCGTCAGGCTGGACGGGCCCCCAAAGCCTGGATGCAGCAAAGGGTGAACGCACCATGAAAGATCCCACAAAACAGGACTCCACATCATTAGAACAAAGACAAACACTAGCTCTTCTGACTTCCAAACATGGAACTGTAACATATGTAATACAAGTTGGGTAAAATACTGCTAAAACAGCACGTACAGAAACAACACCTTACTTGCCACTCCCTACGTACATACTCCATTTACaactgtgtttttaaaaccaGGAAAAATTGTGAAAACATCTATCCAGCAGTGATGTTTTCGAAAGTATGTACACCTAACAGTCCGGAGAATGCTCGCTCTGGACCCAGTGTCAGCACCATCAGAGTGCAGCGTCTGTGACTGCAGTtgagacaaaaattaaaaatacagtacttTCTGAGGCCTAGGACTAGCTCATGATACACTTTAAAGCATCTGTGGCGGACAGGCCTGTCCTCGAGGGCCTTCCTTTCAGACAGGCACAAGCTCGCCACGGGTTACGCGTAAGTGCGTTTTGCATCACCGTACAGGTATATAACATTCCCTTCAGAGGATATAGGAAATTTACTTAAATGCTTCACAGAGTTTTACAAAaattgctaaaaaaattttttttgcgctccagtttttaatttttaaatgggccACTTTTAACGCCATTGATTACAAACTACTTTCTGACTGCTTTACTCAACCCTAAGGAAGAACTCGGTTTCAGGGATCGCGTCCCTCCAAACGTGTGCGTCTCACTCAGAAACGCAGCAGCACAAGTGCTACGCATATTAATTATCCACTTACTAGTCATTGGAATTTGCACGAGCCATGGGGGGGCGCTGAAGCCGCAAGCCCCGTGGCACGAACCACCAACCAGGAGAGCTGTTTGCTCCAGCCCGACTGCTGGCATCGGCACGACTGGACAGGCCGGGGTTAGAGCAAAGTGCTCGGAAGGTTGCTGCTCTGCCAGCGCAGGCACGTGGTCTTCGAGTGTTTATACAGGTGGCTGGACTGACTGAACCTCTTGCCGCACTTGAGGCAGGCGTAGGGTTTTTCACCTGTGTGAACTCGGATGTGCTTCTTGCAATCTGTCAAGGTCAGAAAAGTCTTGCAGCAGATCTTGCAGGCGTACTTGCGAGCCCCCTCTACAACCAAGACGTTGTGCTCTGATAAGGCCTTCTTGCACTTGGACAGGACATCAGCAGATGCCCTGGTCAACTGCGGGGGGCCCGGCTGCGAAGGATGGCCATTTTCAAATGAGGATGTGGCCGCATTCATCATTAGCTGGGAGCTGGCAGAGTTTTCTGGGATCTGTGAGCTCCTGACAGAAGTTACAACTGGCATTTTGGGAGCTATGCGTCGGTAGTATGGAAAGTTACTGGCTCCTCCCCTCGGGGAGCCCATCATGACCCTGGAGAAGGAGGAGTGGAGGCCCAAACCGGACCTGGAAAAGTCCATCCCAAACTGTTCTCCTCCTTGGTAGCCTGAAGTCTGCACACACGGCAGGCCCATCACTTCTTGCAAAGGCCTGACGAAATGCGAGTCTGCAGGCTCACTGAACGGATTCTCCACATGAGAGCCAGGGGCCGAGGAGGGCCCGCCCGCAGGCCCAGCCTCTGGACTCAACAAATAAGGGGTCTCCCCCTCCAGCCTACAGTCACTAGTAGTGTTTGGGATATTATCATCATTGTTCTGATTTGCACTAAAGTTACTCCCTCTGCTCTTgttaagaaaatttgaaatgctAAAAGTGGATTTATGTTCTAGGTTATTTGTGACTTCCAAAATATGGATGTCACCTACCCTGTCAGTGCTAGACTGGGGATCTGAGAAACTCCGATCGCTACTTTCAGGGCTGAGGTCTATCTTCTCAGCACTGACCACAACCCCTTCCACTTCCACAGATTCGCTGCCTTCTGCTTGTGAGGTCACGTCGCTCACTTCATCCTGAGGCTCAGGAGAGCTCAGGGGCTCAGACTTCACCACCACCCtcatgtgttccttctctccaagGCCAACCTCGGGGTTTTCACACTGAAAACCACTTTTCTCAGCTGCAGCTTCCTGCTCAAAACTAGTCTCCACCTGAGTTGCACGGGAGGCCATGGACAACTGGGCCATGTTGCCGGCAGTATTGTCAGACTGGCTGGGCACCTGCGCGTCTTCTTGAGCACCAAAAGACTGCTCAAACATGATGGCACTGTCTTCCTGGTTGTCAGTCATTCCGTCAGCCTTAGGGTTATCCACGATTTTCAGGGAATCGGGTGAAAAGAACTCCTCCCGAGAATGAACCCCTGCTGGCCCGTTCTCCGGCGTGACATCAGCAATGGCGGACTCGTCCATGGTGGGCCGGAGGCGCTGTCTGGCCCGCTCCTCTGCTGACTGCTTGCGCTTGTGAAGGCGTCTCATGGGGAAGGCTGTCCGCTGGTCCAGGTTACTGCGCATGGAGGAGCTCATGGGGGCTGGCTGCTCCTCGCCACTCTGGCCGGAACTGAGCGCTGAGCTCACGATGCTTAGCCCCAGCTGCTGGAGCATAAAGGAGCGCTGCATGCGGGCGCTCTGCTCCTGGGCGCGCTCGCTGGGGGGGGACATGGGCAGCGTCCTTGTCGTTAAGTAATGTTTACATGCCTTAACCACAGAGTTCAAATGCAGGTGAGAGGCTGCCAATAAGACATCCATAACATTGCTCTCCCCCAGCATGAGGGTGGAGGTGTACATCATGTCAATCAGTGCGGCGAAGGCCTCCGCTGTCACCACCTCGCTATCCAGCTGGATCATGTTCATGGTCTGATCTCCCTCTGCCACTGAGAACAGGGCTCGGAAATGCGTGCTGCATGCTGCCAGTACCGAGCGGTGGGCTTTAAAATGTCTGTTCCCCACGACAATGACACAATCACAGAGCTGCCCGTGAAGTCTCTGGTAGTTCAGCTGCTGGAAGATCTGTTCAAAGTGTCCAGGGAAATCCATGATCctatagaaaaaacaaagaaaggaagtgtCAAGACTTAGAAAAGCTGAAGTCCAAGTCAGAGCACAGAGGGTGTGATGAAAAGAGATGTGGACAGCCAAGCTTGGACCTTTTAAAGCTTCTGATATTTCTGATGATGGGCACACAGACTAAAAACCTGTCAAATAAGGAGCAAATGCCAATTCAGCTAACAATCCTGGAAGCATGGACATATGTGGGATCAGCTACTGGCTGTTTATGGGCTCCCCTTCACTCTTTGCAGGACCCACTTTTAACACTTAGGACGCATGTTAGAAAAGACCAACGTGTAAGTGGAGGAATAGCTATCCCATAGAAGTGAATCAGAATTCTGCATTCCCTAAGGACACTGAATAAGCTCCATGAAATTCCAGTCTTTTGGCAACCTTAAGAGTGAGAGGGGCAGATCAGTATTAGCGGGTAAGATTTCCAGTTACAGATGATGGTAGACTGAACACATGCATTTACCCCCATTAAAAGGAGACTATAGTTTTTGGATTTGCTGTTGTTTAAAAGGTATAATCCCACAAGGGAAAGAAGAATGGGAGAGAAGTATCAGTAGCATTTTGGAAGCTGGTGAGCAGGTAAATGAATGAGTCCTAACAGACTCAGCTAGAGCTAAACCCTAACCTGGCAGTGGATAAAACCACCTGACTTACGTAGAAGCCCCCTACCTACCCAAAGGCTCGGGAACTGGCTGCAGAAGTGCCAGGGGAAGCAGACTGAAGGTGAGGCCAAGAAAGGAGGACCGGATGGAAGtctgtttaataaaaaaatcatctacTGGAAGCTCTAGAAGAGCTCTTATATGCTTGCCCCCCCCCGACTATGTTAGGGAAGTGAAGAAGAAgggtttttttctgtcttacttATATAGTGACAGGCTAGTTGATTTATCCTCCTAACCGATTATACATAGTGTGGGCTGAGATCATTCACAAACAGGAAGTCAGGGTgtattagaaaaggagaaagatagCCAGAGAGCCAGTGATACTGTATGATACACTAGGCAACAAAGTGATCTGGTCAGTATAAGGACAGCCCACGCCTAATTTATATTTCATGTTCTTTATAAAAACTAGTCACTTGAAATAAGGCAATGTGTAaagcagattgtattttccaagaCGGCTGGCCACATGAAGATTGCCCATCCTGCGTGCTAACAATGTGACACTGACACTCCTTATCCAGAGATGGGGTCTGTATTCATTCCCCTTGAAGCCAGGCTATGACTATGGCAGCAATTACACTGTTTTTCTTCCACTCCCGCTGACTTGGGAGTTGGGTCATAAAAGGCAACAGAGCTTTTGCCAGCTCTTTCTGGCTTgctcttggaacccagccaccatgctaCGAGGAAGCCTAGCCGAAGTGTAGCTGACAGCCAGCACTCACTCCCAGACACAAGCATGCCTTCAAGGTGAATTCAGCCCCAGCATGGTCTGACTTCAACCCCATGACAGACCCTAAGAGAGAATCATCTAGCTGAGCCCAGTCAACCCCTAGAACTGTTAGAGGtagtaataaaatgatttttgtttcaaGCCATTAAATTTGCAAgtgatttgttacatagcaacAAAAAACTGGAACAATGTAAAACTTAACATTTCCTCACAAATCAACATTTAAATACTATCTCCaagagacacttttttttttttttttggtctccccTACTTTAGGGGAAATCACTTTTCATCCATTCTTAGTGCTTGTGGTGCAGATTAGACTGCCCTAAACGTCTGAGTTCCAGGAGGGGACAAATAATCCAGGGAGATCTGGCCCCAAGACTCCAGTGACTGTTTCAGAGATGGGTATACGACCCAAGCGGCACCAGTTAGAGTCTGCCCTGGGATTCTCTTCACCCAGCTTGCAAGCTATAAGGTAGATGTAAGTCTAGCACTGATGGTGGCCATTTTTGTCTGTCTGAGGAGGCGGCCAACACAAAAGAAAGCAATACCCCAAAAACAATGTCCTGATGACAGcaagaccctgggatccagccatgACTATAGGTGGCATCACCCTAGGACTTCCTATTTCATGAGCCAATGAATTCCCCTTTTATCTTAACCTGGTTTATGTGAGATCTGTCACAAAGCCAAACATAAGgtttaaaacataatttcaagAAAACCTAAATAACATGGCTATCTTAAAACCTTTGTGGATCTAGAAggcgtattttttaaaaattcagttagtTTGGGAGATATAATTTGTTACTCTCAGCTCTGATGGAAAAGAATCATGAACAAGATCATGTTTATTCAACACTCCTGAGCAACTGTAGCAAACTGGGAAGTCCAACGTGTCCAACGTAAAAGCGATAAAAAGAGCTCATGCTGGAAAGATAAGTGTTTTACCAAAAGCTGATGTCTAAAGCCTTCAAGCCAAGGAAAAAAGTTTCAGGTCTctttaaaagatttcaaaatgtgACAATATGAATCTAAATAGTTGAGGAGATACAGCAAGTAATCTAGTATGTCTACCAATATATAACTGTCTGACTCACGGCGAGTGTGCACTACAAGGCTTGTTACCTGGAGGAACACATTTTTAGTAATTTCCAAactaaatataattaagaaaatacactTATACCACTGCTCATTATATTAACATGAATAATCAAGAGCTGTTTTCTCAATAGATTTACTTTCCTAATAATGCTTTACTTAGACTAATAAAAAAGTTCATTTGTGTTCTAGGAGAACAAACCAATTATAGCACATTTTAAACTATTTGACTTATATATTGGCCTACCCACATGCTTTTCAATAATATACTGACTTC
Coding sequences:
- the GRHPR gene encoding glyoxylate reductase/hydroxypyruvate reductase, translated to MRPVRVMKVFITRRIPPEGWAALTRAADCEVEHWDSDEPIPAKELERGVAGAHGLLCLLSDRVDKRLLDAAGANLKVISTMSVGVDHLALEEIKKRGIRVGYTPDVLTDATAELAMSLLLTTCRRLPEAIEEVKNGGWTSWKPLWMCGYGLTGSTVGIIGLGRIGQAIAQRLKPFGVQRFLYTGRQPRPQEAAEFQAEFVSTPKLAAESDFIIVACSLTPATKGLCNKDFFQQMKHTAVFVNISRGDVVNQDDLYQALASGQIAAAGLDVTTPEPLPTDHPLLTLKNCVILPHIGSATYGTRNTMSLLAANNLLAGLRGEPMPSELKL
- the ZBTB5 gene encoding zinc finger and BTB domain-containing protein 5; translated protein: MDFPGHFEQIFQQLNYQRLHGQLCDCVIVVGNRHFKAHRSVLAACSTHFRALFSVAEGDQTMNMIQLDSEVVTAEAFAALIDMMYTSTLMLGESNVMDVLLAASHLHLNSVVKACKHYLTTRTLPMSPPSERAQEQSARMQRSFMLQQLGLSIVSSALSSGQSGEEQPAPMSSSMRSNLDQRTAFPMRRLHKRKQSAEERARQRLRPTMDESAIADVTPENGPAGVHSREEFFSPDSLKIVDNPKADGMTDNQEDSAIMFEQSFGAQEDAQVPSQSDNTAGNMAQLSMASRATQVETSFEQEAAAEKSGFQCENPEVGLGEKEHMRVVVKSEPLSSPEPQDEVSDVTSQAEGSESVEVEGVVVSAEKIDLSPESSDRSFSDPQSSTDRVGDIHILEVTNNLEHKSTFSISNFLNKSRGSNFSANQNNDDNIPNTTSDCRLEGETPYLLSPEAGPAGGPSSAPGSHVENPFSEPADSHFVRPLQEVMGLPCVQTSGYQGGEQFGMDFSRSGLGLHSSFSRVMMGSPRGGASNFPYYRRIAPKMPVVTSVRSSQIPENSASSQLMMNAATSSFENGHPSQPGPPQLTRASADVLSKCKKALSEHNVLVVEGARKYACKICCKTFLTLTDCKKHIRVHTGEKPYACLKCGKRFSQSSHLYKHSKTTCLRWQSSNLPSTLL